A single window of Archangium gephyra DNA harbors:
- a CDS encoding cellulose synthase family protein yields the protein MTTVEIIFLGVYFSVLCVLAVYGSHRYRMAYLYYRHKFRLPTPKGVLPAMPRVTIQLPIFNEMYVVERLVESVCRIDYPRELLEIQVLDDSTDETCGIARACVERHRQKGHDIVYIHRENRSGFKAGALENGLKTATGEYIAVFDADFVPSPDFLLRTVPFFADAKVGMVQVRWGHLNREFSILTQAQSIFLDGHFIIEHTARNRAGCFFNFNGTAGIWRRVTISDAGGWQHDTLTEDLDLSYRAQVKGWQFIFLPEVISPAELPVDMNAFKSQQHRWAKGSIQTARKLLPMILKSDLPFAVKREAFFHLTNNMAYLLMVLLSALMPLSMVVRFQHGLYGTLFLDLPFFISATASVCVFYVAAQREQGAKGWARFKYLPFIMSLGIGMAISNAKAVIEALLGQQSAFARTPKTGAEGKKITAIKKSYRGSKTLLPVIELSFAAYFLGALWFAVDKRIWGSVPFIFLFLAGFAYVGLSSLLEGRLKVSESAPAPLQVSEEQTRRAA from the coding sequence ATGACCACCGTCGAGATCATCTTCTTGGGCGTGTACTTCAGCGTCCTGTGCGTGCTGGCGGTCTATGGATCGCACCGCTACCGGATGGCGTATTTGTACTATCGCCACAAGTTCAGGCTGCCCACGCCCAAGGGCGTGTTGCCGGCCATGCCGCGGGTCACCATCCAGCTGCCCATCTTCAACGAGATGTATGTGGTGGAGCGCCTGGTGGAGTCGGTGTGCCGCATCGACTACCCGCGCGAGCTGCTGGAGATCCAGGTGCTGGACGACTCCACGGACGAGACGTGCGGCATTGCCCGCGCGTGCGTGGAGCGCCACCGGCAGAAGGGCCACGACATCGTCTACATCCACCGCGAGAACCGCTCGGGCTTCAAGGCGGGCGCGCTGGAGAACGGCCTGAAGACGGCCACGGGCGAGTACATCGCGGTGTTCGACGCGGACTTCGTGCCCAGCCCGGACTTCCTGCTGCGCACGGTGCCCTTCTTCGCCGATGCCAAGGTGGGCATGGTGCAGGTGCGCTGGGGCCACCTCAACCGTGAGTTCTCCATCCTCACGCAGGCCCAGAGCATCTTCCTGGACGGCCACTTCATCATCGAGCACACCGCGCGCAACCGCGCCGGCTGCTTCTTCAACTTCAACGGCACGGCTGGCATCTGGCGGCGCGTCACCATCTCCGACGCGGGCGGCTGGCAGCACGACACGCTCACCGAGGACCTGGATCTGAGCTACCGCGCCCAGGTGAAGGGCTGGCAGTTCATCTTCCTGCCCGAGGTCATCTCCCCGGCCGAGCTGCCGGTGGACATGAACGCCTTCAAGAGCCAGCAGCACCGCTGGGCCAAGGGCTCCATCCAGACGGCGCGCAAGCTGCTGCCGATGATCCTCAAGAGCGACCTGCCCTTCGCCGTCAAGCGCGAGGCCTTCTTCCACCTCACCAACAACATGGCCTACCTGTTGATGGTGCTGCTCAGCGCGCTCATGCCGCTGTCCATGGTGGTGCGCTTCCAGCACGGCCTGTACGGCACGCTCTTCCTGGACCTGCCCTTCTTCATCAGCGCCACCGCCAGCGTCTGCGTCTTCTACGTGGCCGCGCAGCGCGAGCAGGGCGCCAAGGGCTGGGCCCGCTTCAAGTACCTGCCCTTCATCATGAGCCTGGGCATCGGCATGGCCATCAGCAACGCCAAGGCCGTCATCGAGGCGCTCCTGGGCCAGCAGTCCGCCTTCGCCCGCACCCCGAAGACGGGCGCCGAGGGCAAGAAGATCACCGCCATCAAGAAGAGCTACCGCGGCAGCAAGACCCTGCTGCCCGTCATCGAGCTCTCCTTCGCCGCCTACTTCCTCGGCGCGCTCTGGTTCGCCGTCGACAAGCGCATCTGGGGCTCGGTGCCCTTCATCTTCCTGTTCCTCGCCGGCTTCGCCTACGTCGGCCTCTCCAGCCTCCTGGAGGGCCGTCTCAAGGTCAGCGAGTCCGCTCCCGCTCCCCTCCAGGTGTCCGAGGAGCAGACCCGCCGCGCCGCGTAG
- a CDS encoding D-alanine--D-alanine ligase, whose product MGKRVGVLMGGWGEEREISLKTGEAVVAALEARGHTVSRIFAGPGLDRALRSAELDVAFLALHGRMGEDGKVQGLLELMGLPYTGSGVLASALAMNKPMAKKLFRLHNLPTPLGYRLGRADISRALELHGDLGFPCVVKPACGGSSVGLSVVREPEALSAAVAQACRFGGEALVERMARGREVTVGILGEEVLGTCEIATPREGFDYDAKYKGGSRYFLPARLSPTRVANVESLALAAYRALGCRGYGRVDLICSEDESDVILEVNTLPGMTPVSLLPKIAAQKGLDFPSLVEHILSLATRDEVDVSEAPLAPEMPSAVPVAVAQRAAS is encoded by the coding sequence ATGGGCAAGCGCGTCGGTGTTCTGATGGGCGGTTGGGGCGAGGAGCGGGAGATTTCGTTGAAGACGGGCGAGGCGGTGGTGGCGGCCCTCGAGGCTCGCGGCCACACGGTGAGCCGCATCTTCGCCGGCCCCGGGTTGGACAGGGCGCTGCGCTCGGCCGAGCTCGACGTGGCCTTCCTCGCCCTCCACGGCCGCATGGGCGAGGACGGCAAGGTGCAGGGCCTGCTGGAGCTGATGGGCCTGCCCTATACGGGCTCGGGCGTGCTGGCCTCCGCGCTGGCCATGAACAAGCCCATGGCCAAGAAGCTCTTCCGCCTGCACAACCTCCCCACGCCCCTGGGCTACCGCCTCGGCCGCGCCGACATCTCGCGCGCCCTGGAGCTTCACGGCGATCTCGGCTTCCCCTGCGTGGTGAAGCCCGCGTGCGGCGGCTCCTCGGTGGGCCTCTCCGTGGTGCGCGAGCCCGAGGCGCTCTCCGCCGCCGTGGCCCAGGCCTGCCGCTTCGGCGGCGAGGCCCTCGTGGAGCGCATGGCGCGCGGCCGCGAGGTGACGGTGGGCATCCTTGGCGAGGAGGTGCTCGGCACCTGCGAGATCGCCACCCCGCGCGAGGGTTTCGACTACGACGCCAAGTACAAGGGTGGCTCGCGCTACTTCCTCCCCGCGCGCCTGTCCCCCACGCGCGTGGCCAACGTGGAGTCGCTCGCGCTCGCCGCCTACCGCGCCCTGGGCTGCCGTGGTTATGGCCGGGTGGATCTCATCTGCTCGGAGGATGAGAGCGACGTCATCCTCGAGGTGAACACGCTGCCGGGCATGACTCCCGTCAGCCTGTTGCCGAAGATTGCGGCTCAAAAGGGACTCGATTTCCCCTCGCTGGTGGAGCACATCCTGTCGCTCGCCACCCGCGACGAGGTGGACGTGAGCGAGGCGCCGCTGGCTCCGGAAATGCCCTCCGCGGTGCCCGTCGCGGTGGCCCAGCGCGCCGCCAGTTGA
- a CDS encoding cytochrome P450: MTGAREAPGPRGHWFWGSLRERRSESLGFLVRMHREYGDVVQWRMGPVNRVVSLVNPEHVRHVLVENVGRYTKGSGAQRLSTMLGNGLLTSEGPFWMRQRRLAQPAFHRERLMRMVGMMGEEVEHMVERWRARPDTSAPVEMADEMARTTLSIASRALFSTQVLGEADRVLPSLTVGQQVVNERVLSLFPLPLSLPTPGNRAFLRARQTLDSVVFEIIARRRRGETEGQDLLAMLMEAQDAETGERMTDAQLRDELMTLFIAGYETTANALTWAWYLLSQHPEVEQRARDEVAQVLGERAPGPEDIPRLRYLAQVLEESMRLYPPAWVMVRQAREDDVLDGIRIPADPRLIVAVSPYVIHRQPRFWPEPERFDPERFSPDRAAERPKWVYLPFGAGQRHCIGSHFAMMEMVLVLAGVLRRFRPRLVPGRTVELEPLVALRPKGGLPMLLEPVAASG; the protein is encoded by the coding sequence ATGACGGGAGCGCGAGAGGCCCCGGGGCCTCGGGGGCACTGGTTCTGGGGGAGTCTGCGCGAGCGGCGTAGCGAGTCACTCGGGTTCCTCGTGCGGATGCACCGCGAGTACGGCGACGTGGTGCAGTGGCGCATGGGGCCCGTCAACCGGGTGGTGTCGCTGGTGAACCCCGAGCACGTGCGGCACGTCCTGGTGGAGAACGTGGGCCGGTACACGAAGGGCTCGGGGGCGCAGCGGTTGAGCACCATGCTGGGCAACGGCCTGCTGACGAGTGAAGGCCCGTTCTGGATGAGGCAGCGGCGGCTCGCGCAGCCCGCCTTCCACCGCGAGCGGTTGATGCGGATGGTGGGGATGATGGGGGAGGAGGTGGAGCACATGGTGGAGCGGTGGCGAGCGCGCCCCGACACCTCCGCTCCGGTGGAGATGGCGGACGAGATGGCGCGCACGACGCTCTCCATCGCGAGCCGGGCGCTCTTCTCCACGCAGGTGCTGGGCGAGGCGGACCGCGTCCTGCCCTCGCTGACGGTGGGGCAGCAGGTGGTGAACGAGCGGGTGCTCTCGCTGTTTCCGCTGCCGCTCTCCCTGCCCACGCCGGGCAACCGCGCGTTCCTCCGGGCGCGCCAGACGCTGGACTCGGTCGTCTTCGAGATCATCGCGCGGCGCCGCCGGGGGGAGACGGAGGGGCAGGATCTGCTGGCGATGTTGATGGAGGCGCAGGACGCGGAGACGGGCGAGCGGATGACGGACGCGCAGCTGCGCGACGAGCTGATGACGCTCTTCATCGCCGGCTATGAGACGACGGCCAACGCGCTGACGTGGGCGTGGTACCTGCTGTCCCAGCATCCGGAGGTGGAGCAACGGGCGCGCGACGAGGTGGCCCAGGTGCTCGGGGAGCGTGCGCCCGGGCCCGAGGACATTCCCAGGCTGCGCTACCTCGCGCAGGTGCTCGAGGAGAGCATGCGCCTGTATCCACCGGCCTGGGTCATGGTGCGGCAGGCGCGGGAGGACGACGTGCTGGATGGCATCCGCATCCCGGCGGATCCGCGCCTCATCGTGGCCGTGTCGCCCTATGTGATTCACCGCCAGCCCCGGTTCTGGCCGGAGCCGGAGCGGTTCGACCCGGAGCGCTTCTCACCCGATCGCGCGGCGGAGCGGCCGAAGTGGGTGTACCTGCCGTTCGGTGCGGGCCAGCGTCACTGCATCGGCAGCCACTTCGCGATGATGGAGATGGTGCTGGTGCTCGCGGGCGTGCTGCGCCGCTTCCGGCCACGGTTGGTGCCCGGACGGACTGTCGAGCTGGAGCCACTGGTGGCGCTCCGGCCCAAGGGGGGGCTGCCCATGCTGCTGGAGCCCGTGGCGGCCAGCGGTTAG
- a CDS encoding MBL fold metallo-hydrolase: protein MLTEVSAGPYTVRGISVGGVYTSLQVPELGVVLDAGVPIRSFAGTDRIFLSHGHSDHASALGSLLGIRTLIGKPPPQVFLPAEIEAPVREALAVQGRLHRTETDIETVPMNPGDTHHLGHGLWVRAFRTHHKVPSLCYQFYRRVSKLKPEFQGLPPAEIGRRRQAGEPLFDEVDRLELAYATDTLSHVLETAPSLLDCRVLILECTFIDSKRTVQDAQERLHIHLDEILARAEDFKNEALVLMHFSQAYSPDEVHAVIQARAPESLRDRLRIFAPTSGRWFG from the coding sequence ATGCTCACCGAGGTCAGCGCGGGGCCCTATACGGTTCGAGGCATTTCGGTCGGCGGCGTGTACACGTCGCTGCAGGTGCCGGAGCTCGGCGTGGTGCTCGACGCCGGAGTGCCCATCCGCTCCTTCGCGGGCACTGACCGGATCTTCCTGAGCCACGGTCACTCCGACCACGCGAGCGCGCTCGGGTCGCTGCTCGGCATCCGCACGCTCATCGGCAAGCCACCTCCGCAGGTGTTCCTGCCCGCGGAGATCGAAGCGCCCGTGCGCGAGGCCCTCGCGGTGCAGGGCCGGCTGCACCGGACCGAGACCGACATCGAGACCGTGCCGATGAATCCAGGGGATACGCATCACCTGGGACATGGGCTGTGGGTGCGCGCCTTCCGCACGCATCACAAGGTGCCCTCGCTCTGCTATCAGTTCTACCGCCGCGTCTCGAAGCTCAAGCCCGAGTTCCAGGGTCTGCCTCCGGCGGAGATCGGCCGGCGGCGCCAGGCCGGTGAGCCGCTGTTCGACGAGGTGGACCGCCTCGAGCTGGCCTATGCCACGGACACGCTCTCGCACGTGCTGGAGACCGCGCCCTCGTTGCTCGACTGCCGGGTGCTCATCCTGGAGTGCACGTTCATCGACTCCAAGCGCACGGTGCAGGACGCGCAGGAGCGGCTGCACATCCACCTGGATGAGATTCTCGCGCGGGCGGAGGACTTCAAGAACGAGGCCCTGGTGCTGATGCACTTCAGCCAGGCCTACAGCCCCGATGAAGTGCACGCCGTGATTCAGGCGCGTGCTCCCGAGAGCCTGCGTGACAGGCTGCGAATTTTCGCTCCCACGTCGGGCCGCTGGTTCGGGTGA